A genomic region of Mustela erminea isolate mMusErm1 chromosome 12, mMusErm1.Pri, whole genome shotgun sequence contains the following coding sequences:
- the LOC116570226 gene encoding interferon alpha-1/2-like, translated as MALPCSFLVALVVLSCHSLSPLGCVLPQDHSLLNWRALMLLQQMRRLSASSCDNYTNDFGFPQEVFDGKQLQKAQALSVIHVTNQKTFHLFCTEASPASWNTTLLEELCSGLSEQLGHLEACPLQEAGVGEMPLVTGDSILRNYFQRISLYLQEKQYSPCAWEMVRAEIMKPLYASTVLHKRLWSRK; from the coding sequence ATggccctgccctgctccttcTTGGTGGCCCTGGTGGTGCTCAGCTGCCACTCCCTCAGCCCTCTGGGATGTGTCCTGCCTCAGGACCACAGCCTGCTGAACTGGAGGGCCCTGATGCTCCTGCAACAAATGAGGAGACTGTCTGCTAGCTCCTGTGACAACTACACAAACGACTTTGGCTTTCCCCAGGAGGTGTTTGACGGCAAGCAGCTGCAGAAGGCTCAAGCCCTCTCTGTCATCCATGTGACGAACCAGAAGACCTTCCACCTCTTCTGCACAGAGGCCTCACCTGCTTCCTGGAACACGACCCTCCTGGAGGAATTGTGCTCGGGACTTTCTGAGCAGCTGGGCCACCTGGAAGCCTGTCCCCTGcaggaggcgggggtgggagagatGCCCCTGGTGACTGGGGACTCCATCCTGAGGAACTACTTCCAGAGAATCTCCCTCTATCTGCAAGAGAAGCAATACAGCCCTTGTGCCTGGGAGATGGTCCGAGCAGAGATCATGAAACCCTTGTATGCATCGACAGTCTTGCATAAGAGATTGTGGAGCAGGAAGTGA